The Porites lutea chromosome 11, jaPorLute2.1, whole genome shotgun sequence genome includes a region encoding these proteins:
- the LOC140951785 gene encoding uncharacterized protein produces MKKSSVFSFMLLYLGVFGGGHKDVRLSPEDANSFGGKVRRSALHKLFGINIYHECYVEGCSFEEVNEVDEIPSKQKKYEYYYTYTCSKFGRNCKVPCTYRDDCSFGSWGSWEGNIKVNNPGCYKQTRSKPYNHPLQTVMRRHGCGGLNTNCAAPPVQSRMQCVCKIANCQQGTWKQWSGVIKEGTCGTQTRIRPQILTWTTIQKTGSCSGVQTSCPEPEKESRKMCSCSKAECSLGDWSNWEGKVEQGRCGTQKRRRVYTKETVYEQHEKQCPSLPQNCLAPVEESRAMCSCKYATCSLDDWSQWEPQELEHGKCGQQQTRRKTYSLTWAYQSHVEQCPSLPQTCPDDIVENRTQCKCVYRDSCDVRAWSEWDKPLTEEGCQVQTRTRSYVYPLKHSVQKNCSGLLTSCITEPKESRNYCKCKHVACTLAEWSDWNSAVLTVGQCGKEKRIRHYVAEEKFTFAENCDGLTTSCPASQEESRTMCKCPYVTCDISDWNPWQGALPADSCAQQIRTKNVTEKQHEKIQAANCDGLQTNCPSIPQETRQWCNCSFREDCLLNDWSDWTGKIPNGGCAVQIRTRDYNKSIEYFERETCDGLDSCPVIREETRTKCNCNEVICSWGNWTRTNYNPETNCYQEIRVKNESSGFKVVEQSENCDGISIQCSNPEIEKREDCISGGGGHVIHTSEAPPTTEPLTTTVAPTTGFQPATFVSLGCFADTQDKTKDPRALPILYANFRSSIDWYDLSKTVQACAEEAKEKRLEYFSVQFYGECWSGANAKQTFAKYGESDKCYQGVGMEQTNAVYRLENMPACSSELQFSASVSTGEVNGHTWCAGDAAEYQWIVVDLGGERKITGVGTQGGNVDSWVTLYKLEWSEEGGSWKTYHEGDQEIFPGNSDRFTLETQWLIKPITAGFLRFKPLSWTSTHVCMKIKVYGCAV; encoded by the exons gtGGTCACAAGGACGTTCGCTTGAGCCCGGAAGATGCTAATTCATTCGGCGGCAAGGTTCGCAGATCGGCACTTCACAAACTTTTTGGTATAAACATTTATCACGAATGTTATGTTGAGGGCTGTTCGTTTGAAGAGGTCAATGAAGTTGACGAAATACcatccaaacaaaaaaaa taCGAGTACTACTACACTTATACCTGTTCGAAATTTGGCCGAAACTGCAAAG TTCCTTGTACCTACAGAGATGACTGTAGCTTTGGAAGCTGGGGTAGTTGGGAAGGAAATATCAAGGTTAATAATCCTGGATGTTATAAACAGACCAGAAGCAAACCGTACAACCACCCACTTCAAACTGTGATGAGGCGTCACGGCTGCGGGGGACTCAACACTAACTGCGCGGCTCCGCCGGTTCAAAGCAGAATGCAGT GTGtttgtaaaatagccaactgtCAGCAGGGAACCTGGAAACAATGGTCAGGGGTCATAAAGGAGGGTACCTGTGGTACACAGACCAGAATAAGACCACAGATTCTGACATGGACTACAATTCAGAAAACAGGCTCTTGTTCGGGAGTGCAGACATCTTGTCCTGAACCTGAAAAGGAGAGTCGGAAGATGT GTAGTTGTTCCAAAGCAGAGTGTTCATTGGGAGATTGGAGCAATTGGGAAGGCAAAGTCGAACAGGGGCGTTGCGGCACACAAAAGCGAAGACGGGTATACACGAAGGAAACTGTTTACGAACAGCACGAAAAGCAGTGCCCCAGCCTTCCGCAGAATTGTCTTGCACCTGTTGAAGAAAGCCGTGCAATGT GTAGCTGTAAATATGCCACATGTTCGCTTGATGATTGGTCCCAGTGGGAACCTCAAGAACTGGAACATGGTAAATGTGGTCAGCAGCAGACCCGTAGGAAAACATATTCGCTGACTTGGGCTTATCAGTCGCATGTGGAACAGTGCCCCTCCCTGCCGCAGACATGTCCTGATGACATCGTTGAAAACAGAACGCAAT gcAAATGCGTTTATAGAGACTCCTGTGACGTAAGGGCATGGAGCGAATGGGATAAACCACTGACCGAAGAAGGCTGCCAAGTGCAGACACGAACCAGAAGCTACGTTTATCCCCTTAAACACTCTGTGCAGAAGAACTGCAGTGGCTTGCTAACATCTTGTATAACAGAACCAAAGGAAAGCAGGAACTATT GTAAGTGCAAACACGTAGCGTGTACACTGGCTGAATGGTCCGATTGGAACAGTGCCGTCCTGACCGTAGGGCAGTGTGGGAAGGAGAAAAGAATCAGACATTATGTTGCTGAGGAAAAGTTCACTTTTGCCGAAAATTGCGACGGACTTACGACGTCATGTCCCGCCAGTCAAGAGGAATCAAGAACGATGT GCAAATGCCCGTATGTCACGTGTGACATTAGTGACTGGAACCCATGGCAAGGAGCACTACCCGCTGATAGCTGTGCACAgcaaataagaacaaaaaacgtTACGGAGAAACAACACGAAAAGATTCAAGCTGCAAACTGCGACGGCTTGCAAACAAACTGTCCTTCCATTCCTCAGGAAACAAGACAGTGGT gtaACTGTTCCTTTAGAGAAGACTGTTTGTTAAATGACTGGAGCGACTGGACTGGAAAAATTCCAAACGGAGGATGCGCAGTGCAGATTCGAACACGTGACTACAACAAATCCATTGAATACTTTGAACGAGAAACATGTGACGGACTGGACTCTTGCCCTGTTATAAGAGAGGAGACTCGAACTAAAT GCAACTGTAACGAGGTCATCTGCTCCTGGGGAAACTGGACACGGACCAACTACAACCCTGAAACTAACTGTTATCAAGAAATAAGAGTCAAAAATGAGTCGAGTGGCTTTAAAGTAGTCGAGCAGTCAGAAAACTGCGATGGTATATCAATCCAGTGTAGTAACCCCGAGATTGAGAAAAGAGAGGATT GTATAAGTGGTGGTGGCGGTCATGTTATACACACCAGTGAGGCTCCTCCAACAACTGAGCCTTTGACCACAACGGTGGCTCCGACAACGGGAT TTCAGCCAGCCACTTTTGTGTCACTTGGATGCTTTGCCGATACTCAGGATAAGACGAAGGATCCCCGCGCTTTGCCAATTTTATATGCCAACTTCAGAAGTTCTATTGACTGGTATGATCTGTCGAAGACAGTACAGGCATGTGCAGAGGAAGCCAAGGAGAAAAG GCTAGAATATTTTTCGGTGCAGTTTTACGGTGAATGTTGGAGTGGAGCCAATGCAAAGCAAACGTTTGCGAAGTATGGCGAAAGTGACAAATGTTACCAAGGAGTTGGAATGGAGCAAACCAATGCCGTCTACCGCTTAGAGAACATGCCCg CTTGTTCTTCGGAACTGCAATTTAGTGCATCTGTCAGCACTGGAGAAGTCAACGGCCATACTTGGTGTGCCGGTGACGCCGCTGAATATCAGTGGATAGTTGTAGACTTGGGCGGTGAACGCAAGATTACAG GTGTCGGAACACAGGGTGGTAATGTAGACAGTTGGGTAACCCTGTACAAACTGGAGTGGAGCGAGGAAGGGGGATCATGGAAAACCTATCATGAGGGTGATCAAGAG ATCTTCCCAGGCAATTCAGACCGATTCACTTTAGAGACGCAGTGGTTGATAAAGCCAATTACTGCTGGATTCCTCCGCTTCAAACCACTGTCCTGGACTTCAACACATGTCTGCATGAAGATTAAGGTTTACGGGTGCGCTGTATAA